In Dromaius novaehollandiae isolate bDroNov1 chromosome 2, bDroNov1.hap1, whole genome shotgun sequence, one DNA window encodes the following:
- the PP2D1 gene encoding LOW QUALITY PROTEIN: protein phosphatase 2C-like domain-containing protein 1 (The sequence of the model RefSeq protein was modified relative to this genomic sequence to represent the inferred CDS: inserted 5 bases in 3 codons; deleted 1 base in 1 codon), whose product MTWEXKSEDKSKLPDFELSRDEEDHLEKVKIVPKNVDSKGISIFCSVCQQTIYPRHLFYHKKEHTALSFLGYSSPQTDNRTLLAWRQKLISKLTRLPRYSERPRQKIDYSFEFLMDKQTCTSCCDLDNINNSSTLKKVKNSLIKALSIYQDKNSTWQGDMEDXYIVLDNYGSRSETCFLRLVDGYHGVTAAEAVSAELPLLFLDQLAQADSSYMKSKDEQEILDSFATVITADYREKERIFSDKQDNDKTKKTNTYKWIHKAYAKSFWRMDRLLQLGRNEVSKVHWSSCSTVTCLVERMHNEKTDSTEEEESKYFENHGHSPLARTSKGVAGLLHIVNIDNVHAVLCKNGKAYCLSEEQSTSNASERKRILQNGGRISINEPDGLVEGHLRTIRGLGHHGDPVLKKSVIPVPHTISVPIYDSCQFLILASNGLWEVLDYSEVLALTLTTFTHYLRMYRCIQQNRTSLHKCQYLMPPSESHINDSKAINDLQDGAEMLHSKTDIFLADSKGNLTQNEPRCSSRRYLHSEDGVSKDTDDHKNQADTEPCPFRNNEIHSQNREITQSDSSTASGSKELKQFEXTKVHLCNSLQPHSQTAGQADTDLDTFCARGPSHTAEQPVKNALVIESTDTKEPEDDTKAYLSNCDSDAKLAKKVDSKPLSDKTASYTGQQLVKTVLTVGSKPSPQSEEGTKIYLSGCELPTAARGRVPSETFYDNTAGYVSEQLVKTALAAGSIDNITILIVLLNGCDKIPNYINI is encoded by the exons ATGACATGGG GAAAATCAGAAGATAAATCAAAGCTACCTGATTTTGAACTTTCCAGAGATGAGGAAGATCATCTGGAGAAAGTCAAGATTGTACCCAAGAATGTAGATTCCAAGGGCATTTCAATTTTTTGTTCAGTATGTCAACAAACAATATACCCACGTCATCTTTTTTATCAT AAAAAAGAGCACACAGCCCTAAGTTTCCTGGGCTATAGTAGCCCACAGACAGACAACAGAACACTTTTAGCTTGGAGACAGAAGCTGATTTCAAAACTGACCAGGCTTCCTAGATATTCTGAGAGACCTAGGCAGAAGATTGATTATTCATTTGAATTCCTCATGGATAAACAGACTTGCACATCATGTTGTGATCTTGACAACATTAACAATTCTAGCACTCTTAAGAAAGTAAAAAATTCTTTAATAAAGGCATTATCAATTTATCAAGATAAAAATTCTACTTGGCAAGGAGACATGGAAGA ATATATTGTGCTGGACAATTATGGAAGTAGGTCAGAGACATGTTTTCTCAGGTTAGTTGATGGCTATCATGGTGTGACAGCTGCAGAAGCAGTTTCAGCTGAGCTTCCACTTTTATTTCTTGACCAACTTGCTCAAGCAGATTCCTCCTACATGAAGAGTAAGGATGAACAGGAAATTCTAGATTCTTTTGCCACAGTAATCACAGCAGATtacagggaaaaagagaggatttTCTCTGATAAACAGGACAATGACAAGACTAAGAAGACAAATACTTACAAATGGATTCACAAAGCATATGCCAAGTCCTTCTGGAGAATGGACAGACTTTTACAACTAGGAAGGAATGAAGTTTCCAAAGTTCACTGGAGCAGCTGTTCAACTGTTACCTGTTTGGTGGAGAGAATGCACAATGAAAAGACAGATagcactgaggaggaagaaagcaaatattttgaaaaccaTGGGCATAGTCCACTAGCCAGGACATCCAAAGGTGTTGCTGGGTTACTGCACATTGTTAATATTG ATAACGTACATGCAGTCTTAtgtaaaaatggaaaagcatATTGCCTCTCAGAAGAGCAGAGCACTTCTAATGCAAGTGAGAGAAAACGCATACTACAGAATGGTGGCAGAATCAGCATTAATGAACCAGATGGATTAGTAGAAGGGCATCTGAGAACCATAAGGGGTCTTGGACATCATGGAGATCCAGTACTGAAAAAATCTGTTATACCTGTACCTCATACCATATCTGTCCCTATCTATGATTCTTGCCAATTTCTTATTTTAGCTTCCAATGGGCTTTGGGAAGTTTTGGATTACAGTGAGGTACTTGCATTAACACTAACAACGTTCACTCATTATTTGAGAATGTATAGATGTATTCAGCAAAATAGGACTTCTCTGCATAAGTGTCAATATTTGATGCCTCCTTCTGAAAGCCACATAAATGACTCAAAGGCTATTAATGATCTGCAAGATGGAGCAGAGATGCTACATtctaaaacagatatttttcttgctgACTCAAAAGGCAACCTGACACAAAATGAGCCAAGATGTTCTAGCAGGCGCTATCTGCACAGTGAAGATGGAGTTTCCAAAGACACTGACGACCACAAAAATCAAGCTGATACAGAACCATGTCCTTTCAGGAACAATGAAATACATTCACAGAACAGAGAGATAACACAGTCCGATTCTAGCACAGCAAGTGGCTCCAAAGAACTGAAACAGTTTGA GACCAAAGTGCATCTATGTAACAGCCTGCAGCCACATTCACAGACCGCAGGGCAAGCTGACACAGACTTAGACACTTTCTGTGCGAGAGGTCCAAGTCACACTGCTGAACAACCGGTGAAGAATGCACTGGTAATAGAGTCTACAGACACAAAAGAGCCTGAAGATGACACAAAAGCGTACCTTTCTAATTGTGATTCAGATGCAAAACTGGCCAAAAAAGTGGACTCCAAGCCACTTTCTGACAAAACTGCAAGTTACACTGGTCAACAACTGGTAAAGACCGTACTGACAGTTGGTTCTAAACCATCACCGCAGTCTGAAGAGGGCACAAAAATATACCTGTCTGGTTGTGAATTGCCCACTGCAGCAAGAGGCAGAGTCCCCTCCGAGACGTTCTACGACAACACAGCAGGCTATGTTAGTGAACAACTGGTAAAGACTGCATTAGCTGCAGGTTCAATAGATAACATTACTATTTTGATTGTACTTCTAAACGGATGTGATAAAATACCTAACTACATCAATATTTAA
- the RAB5A gene encoding ras-related protein Rab-5A isoform X1: MANRGATRPNGPNAGNKICQFKLVLLGESAVGKSSLVLRFVKGQFHEFQESTIGAAFLTQTVCLDDTTVKFEIWDTAGQERYHSLAPMYYRGAQAAIVVYDITNEESFARAKNWVKELQRQASPNIVIALAGNKADLASKRAVDFQEAQAYADDNSLLFMETSAKTSMNVNEIFMAIAKKLPKNEPQNAGANSARGRGVDLTEPTQPPKSQCCSN, encoded by the exons ATGGCTAACCGAGGAGCAACAAGACCCAATGGTCCAAATGCTGGAAATAAAATTTGCCAGTTCAAACTAGTACTTCTAGGAGAATCTGCAGTTGGCAAATCAAGTTTGGTGCTTCGTTTTGTAAAGGGACAGTTTCATGAGTTTCAAGAAAGTACTATTGGAG CTGCTTTTCTAACCCAGACTGTGTGTCTTGACGATACAACGGTAAAATTTGAAATTTGGGATACAGCTGGGCAAGAGCGATATCACAGTTTAGCACCCATGTACTACAGAGGAGCGCAAGCAGCTATAGTTGTATACGACATTACAAATGAG GAGTCCTTTGCCAGAGCGAAAAATTGGGTCAAAGAACTTCAGCGGCAAGCAAGTCCTAATATTGTAATAGCTTTAGCAGGAAACAAAGCTGACCTAGCTAGCAAAAGAGCTGTGGATTTCCAG GAAGCACAGGCTTATGCAGATGACAACAGCTTATTGTTCATGGAGACATCTGCGAAAACATCTATGAACGTAAATGAAATTTTCATGGCAATTG CAAAAAAATTGCCCAAGAATGAACCACAGAATGCAGGTGCCAACtctgccagaggaagaggagtaGACCTCACTGAACCTACTCAACCACCCAAGAGTCAATGTTGTAGTAACTAA
- the RAB5A gene encoding ras-related protein Rab-5A isoform X2, whose translation MANRGATRPNGPNAGNKICQFKLVLLGESAVGKSSLVLRFVKGQFHEFQESTIGAAFLTQTVCLDDTTVKFEIWDTAGQERYHSLAPMYYRGAQAAIVVYDITNEEAQAYADDNSLLFMETSAKTSMNVNEIFMAIAKKLPKNEPQNAGANSARGRGVDLTEPTQPPKSQCCSN comes from the exons ATGGCTAACCGAGGAGCAACAAGACCCAATGGTCCAAATGCTGGAAATAAAATTTGCCAGTTCAAACTAGTACTTCTAGGAGAATCTGCAGTTGGCAAATCAAGTTTGGTGCTTCGTTTTGTAAAGGGACAGTTTCATGAGTTTCAAGAAAGTACTATTGGAG CTGCTTTTCTAACCCAGACTGTGTGTCTTGACGATACAACGGTAAAATTTGAAATTTGGGATACAGCTGGGCAAGAGCGATATCACAGTTTAGCACCCATGTACTACAGAGGAGCGCAAGCAGCTATAGTTGTATACGACATTACAAATGAG GAAGCACAGGCTTATGCAGATGACAACAGCTTATTGTTCATGGAGACATCTGCGAAAACATCTATGAACGTAAATGAAATTTTCATGGCAATTG CAAAAAAATTGCCCAAGAATGAACCACAGAATGCAGGTGCCAACtctgccagaggaagaggagtaGACCTCACTGAACCTACTCAACCACCCAAGAGTCAATGTTGTAGTAACTAA